In Lactuca sativa cultivar Salinas chromosome 5, Lsat_Salinas_v11, whole genome shotgun sequence, the DNA window aaggcaccaatggcGACCCATTTCTtgttatgtggaatgcttgttgtctttgtgaaaattgtatggaagaccatagcagtagcccatgacacttgtgtGTAAGACCGGGATTTGGGCCTCGACAtcgcaaggaaagaccatgggggtagcccatgacactcgTATGTAAGACCGGGATTTGGCCCTCGGCATTGtgaggaaagaccatgggggtagcccttggcacttgtatgttttggtatgcggtattttggggaactcactaagatttgtactTACGGTTTcatatttatggtttcaggtactttctgttcgaaagggaagggcttgGCGTGACTACACAACATCCCCAAAGTTTTCCACATTGACAATTAAtgatattactttgatgtttaaatgatatattcactttgatCGGTTTTGGAACAACTAGTTTGTATGATATATTGATTTCTATAAAACCCAACACCTCTATATTGCACTGTAAAAATGAGTCAATAGCACAATTTATAGTTAGTTCTATACTTTATTTCAAGGGTTAATCTTATAAAAGACattatatgtgacatccccattttaacGGTCAAAAAGACCTTTTTGTTTATGGTTatcttaaaatatattttatttataaatgtgGAATTTGTCCTATAAAAAGTATTTCCGAATAAATTTGttcattgattattaaaaacttgggatgtcataactgatacaagaaaccaatgttttgaaaaccggaccggacaacAAACCGACAGCCTAACCGGGTCGATGGgtcaaccggttcaaccggtcgGACCGGTCCAAAAAATGGATGAACCGGACGACTTCATTATTACATAATtattgtatttaaaattttaaaatattccaaaaaaatacataaataaacttTAAGCCAAAAATATCAATAAACATTAGTTTTCAACATTAAATAAaagtatcaaacatacaaaatacCAAGAAAATAATTCACCACATCTTGATTCTAGTCTTCAAAAAAAAAGTTTACAAcataaacatcaaaataccataaaatgTATCAAAATGCAAACTTCAATCACAATTTAATTTTCATCTAAATGAATCAATGTCAATTTCTTCTAACACAGctccatcatcatcttcttcatcatcttcaataccaaattcaaattcaattttatcaaaaattaaactcaaattgaagaataacaaaatatTGATAGAATAACATAAAATACTAACCTTGAGAAACTTGGGATTCAAACATCATTGATTCATCGTAGTTTGGTGGTTCTTCTTCAACCATATTTTCCAATTCATTATAATTTAGTTCATCCTCCGGTATTTCATCAACCACCCAAAACTCGATTTTATCAATACTTTCATAATCAATCGGATCATAAGACTTTTTGTAATCCTTGAGCCTAGAGAAAAATATTAATATACTTTTACACATaagtaaaaaaatgaaaaaaaaaattgaatgtaTACATTACCTATTTTGTAGACGCaaattataatgaaaataaacAAGGTCATTAAGTCTTTGATGCTCCAATCGATTCCTTCTTTTAGTGTGGATCCTCTCAAAGACACTCCAATTCCTTTCACACCCGGAAGAAGAAGCAGTTTGGCTTAAAATTCGAATTGCAAATTTTTGCAATTCCGGAGCATCTCCACCATGTAATTTCCACCATTCATCTAATGcaaaataacaaaataatattataatatttttacTATAATTCACtattaataaaaatttgaaatttttttttaccGGGACGAGTAGTATTGTGAGAAGCGAAAGCAAGTTTTCTACCAAAACTACCCTCATGCTCACGAAACAACTTTAGTTGGTCCATGAGAGTTAGACCATCCACAGTACCAGCACTGCTATAACGCTCAATCATATCCATTATCCCCCCAACCACCTCTGGTTTCTTAGAAAAATTTTCTTGATCATATTGAAATATTGGATTCAACCAATAAGCAGCAGCATGAAGACTCTTACGCAACATCCTATCCCACCGATTTTTGATGATGTTAGTATACGGGGTGTACAACTCTCTGTTGTTACGAAAAAGTTTCTTAATTCCTTTTTTTGCCCTATACATCCCTTCGTATACATAacctaaaaaaagaaaaaaaaaatcaattaaaataataaaatgataataTATTTGTAAACATCATTAAAgaatataaacaaaaattataCCTAAAGCCGGCTTCTCATCCGAATCACAAATCCGTAAAAGTCTCAACATTGGAGTCATGACCTTTACTATTATAGCACAATTATTCCAAAAGCTTTCATTCAATATGATAAGCttaacttctttttctttttctaatcTAATCACTTTTTTAAAATCCGGGGAGGTGACCATAGCTTACAAATCATGTTTGTGATCACACAAACTTTTCAATGCAATAAATGCAGTACCAAAACGAGTGGCACCCGGACGAATAATTTCTGTCCAACCTGGTCTTTTTCTTAACCAATTTAATGGCCATTTGTGGTTATAAACAAACACTGTAACCCTCGATGCAAGTGTAACCAAATCAGCGACTTCACGCATCTCCGACATGTCCTTCATAATCAAGTTCATACAGTGAGCTGCACAAGGAGACCAAACAATGGACGGATACTTCTCACATAACAATCTTCCTGTAGCCTTATAGTTTGCAGCATTATCAGTGACTAAATGAGCGACATTCTGACGACCAACAATATCAACAATCTCACTAAACAAGTTGCATAATGTTTGGGCATTACTCTCAATATCCGATGCATCAACTGATTTGATGAATGAAATCCCTTTTGCACAATACACCATAAAATTGATAAGGGGTCTTTGTCTTGTATCCCGCCACCCATCACCCATAATTGTACAACCATTTTCTGCCCAGTAACGTCTATAGGAATCAACTATAAGTTGTACAGACTGTTTCGCATCTTTCAACAATGTGACACACATAGCATGATATGAAGGCCCCATGTATCCATGACCCATACTAGCAACTTTGCTCATTGCTATTTGGAAAAGGGGAGAATTCACAGCATTCATAGGTATACAAGCATCATAAAACCACATAGCAAGAGCTAAATCCGTATCATGCCATCTTTCCTTACTTTGCAATGTTGCCTTAATCGATGGTTGAGAAGGATCATGCATACCTCTTTTTAAAAAAGGTGGCACGGTTTTGATTTGGGAGGCATGAGGAGCTTTTCTCTTTCCATCTTTTTTTTTGAGTTGATTGTTGGGTGAGTACTTGaacgtcatcatcatcatcatcatcaataacATCATACATGTTATCTACATTCACCCCCAACATATCACTAAGCACACCAGCATGTTTCTCTTTTGTTTTTTTGGCATTTTCATCCAATGAACTTTTCATGACAAACTTTATATCTCCTGGACAACTTGGACATGCTGAAATAGCACCTGGCACTCCAGCAAGGTGTTGTTTCATTCTATTGATACCTCCACCGTTATatgtatttttacaaaaagtacAAAAGTATGCTTTTTTTTTCTGCCTCCACTATCAAGCTGAGTAATATACCTCCAAGCAGGATCCTTTTTTGCCCGAACATTTGGTTGAGTAGAAGCTTGTGAACCAGATGGGACGGTATTCGACTGGGCTTCTTCGGATGGATTGGAACTTGAACCAGGAGTGCTCATAATCTATACAATTTAAATAAGCGTTTAAAAATATGTCTACAGTTTATTTTGATCATATATGGTCTAAAAAATATTTGTTTCACATTGACCATGTTAGATATATATAAATGAATTTTGAGAAATATTACAAGGACAGTGATATTTAGCATGAAATGACAATCCGTTATACACTACATCAAACTTTATATTTCAAAGAACAAAGAGAAAAAATATGACACTCCATTATCTAAAAGTATTTGAGAGTTTTGTGTGATCATATATTCCAAATGGAATGAAGGCAAGTTGGATGATAacataaatgtattttcattcaCTACTAATGATGACAAAGAGGTAATTATCATACCATGTTTTGGTATTGAATGAGTTGTGATTTAAATAACCCAAAGCTTTGGGTGTTTATTTATTAGAAACGATGGTAAAAGCTTATTTGATCAGAACTATATGAACTTTAATGGTGACTAAAAATAATGACTATATAACAAAACATTGGTTTTAGTCTACATAAAAGATAAACACTGAAACAATTATAGATTTATAGCTGATAGgaacttaggaagtgttagttaGTGATTAATTACCTTTGTATTATGGAATGGAAGTGTCGACTATGGTTGAAATTAGAGAACAAATCGTTGAAATCTTCACTGTGTCACTGAATGTGGAGCACAAATCGTTGAAATCCTTGCCCCTTCGATCGATTGGAAGCGATTAGGAAGTCGAATGAAACTGAAATCGGGGGTGTTTTAGTCGATTGTGTTAGTCGACTTAGGTTATGGAGTTTGGGTTTCGAACGGCTCCTCCTCTGTGTACTGGATGCGAAATTGAGGTTTGAGAATTTTATGTTATTTGAGTTATTTCCCGATGGAtttgaagaaaacaaaaaaaaagaaaaaaaacggtTCGGAAGCCGGTTGGACTGCGGGTCGAAGAAAACCGGCGGTTTTTTCCGGTTTAAGCTGCTACCGGTTTTTAGGAGTGAAAGAACCGGAACCACGACCGGTTCCCGGTTGAAccggccggtccggtccggttttcaaaacagtgcaagaaacataagcataaacgtatTTAGTACAGGCCTTACAATATATCTTATTCTATTGATGGCCTTtatctccttgaatctctcatcaGATTACTATCCATGTACCTTTGTatcgatacctatgatacaaagaaatttactgggtcaggttgggaaatctggtaagtacatagggttttcaatcccacaaagttttaataataaatatataaaaacctGCAAGGTAAATTGTTATCATTAACTCAGATATATTCCATGTTAGCAATCTACCTCATCTCGTCAGTCCTCACATATTGATCCCATACAATGACCTTACGACATTTAACCAGAAAGATTAATGTGAACAATAATTTGAATACACTCCTTCGGGTATTCCTTTGCAGTAGTCGAGGATCAATAGAGACAACAGGGGAAATAATGGAACACTCGATTTATTAtacctaatccatgctctcggaatCAATGATAAGTCACTGTACCTAATCTATGCTCTTGGAATCAGTGATAAGTGACTGTACCTAATCCATATTCTTGGATCAGTAATGAATGACTATGCCTAGTCCATACTTTGGAACCAATGTTGCATAActatacctaatccatactctcggatcagtGATGAAtaattatgcctaatccatactctcagatctgTAATTCATTAATACCACAATACATACTCTCACACATACTCTTAAGAAGATGCTACCAAATATCCAACTTAATTACACTTAAGCCTCCTTTAAGTCTTATCTTATCTCTCAGTAAGACAACAATGCTTAACTTCTAATACCAACTCTACTTAGGCAACATTATCTTACCTTAGAGTATTTATTGACAATGGGTATTTAATATACCTTTATCTTTCTCTCTACTACTACTTTTATTATTAATGTCAATTAAtaataggtatatatatatatatatatatatatatatatatatatatatatatatatatatatcttaacacATATAGAACCATAACTGGTTCACATATCGTATATTATGAAATACGTTTTTAACACATATTCCATGTAATAAGCACGTAGCTCACATATAAACTATTTGACAGATATTTAAtgctttaattaatacttgtattaaaatcatgttcatgaaagggactatgcactcacctgacttAGGTGGGTGACTGGAGAATTTGGTAGGGCTGTACCTACGAGTAGGTGTGAGAtgcttaatccatactctcagatcagTGATTCATTAATACCACAAAACATACTATCGTCAAGGGtggtcatctatactccactagatgacttaCATCACTTATTTGGAGAGAAAGGGGAATATTGAATACCTTCCCAAACCTTAATGTTAGAGTTCTATACCCCGTTAATATCTCACACATACTGTTAAGAAGATGCTACCCAATATCCAACTTAATTAAACTTAACCCTCCTTTGCAAGTATTATCTTATCTCTCGGTACGAGTACAATGCTCAACTCCTAATACCAACTCTACTTAGGAAACATTATCTTACCTTAGTGTATTTATTGACAACGGGTATTTAATATATCTTTATTTATCTCTATACTACTGCTTCTATTATTAATGTCAAgtaataagtatatatatatatatatatatatatatatatatatatatatatatatatccctctctggaacatatcacaatattgttcgctttgggccactcggcacgaggacttcgcAGGGgctcacccatcctggtactactcccaccCGAGCACGCGTAACTGTAGAGTTCTTACAGGATCTGCtaccctcacgactttaaaacgcgttctgacaaggaaggtatccacacccctttataaggaaatgttttgttctccttccaagccggtGTAGGATCAGGTACAACCtaccttcaccccccattatagggttcaacGCATCGACTCGCGCcccagctctgataccatttgcgACATCCCCctttggcacgtatcacaatattgtccgctttgcgCTACTCGGCATGAGGACTTCCCACGAGGTCACCCATCCCGATACTACTCCCGTACAAACACGCTTAATTGCATAGTTCTTATGGGATTTGTTTTCCCTcatggctttaaaacgcgttctgacaaggaaggtatccacgcCCCTTTATAAGGATGTTtctttctccttccaagccgatgtaggaTCAAGTACAacctacctttcataaacaaaactgtaagctaacgtttagtgagggagtttcaggagTTACAGAAGGTGGGTTGCACTTGATCCCatatcggcttggaaggagaatgaagcatttccttataaggggtgtggataccttccttgtcacaacacaTTTTAAAGTCATGAGCGCAGCAAATCACATAAGAACTATGCAGTTAAGCGTGCCCGGGCAAAGCAATctagggatgggtgaccccttgggaagttttcgtgtcgggagcccaaagcggacaatattgtgatacgtgttagagggggatgttacaaatggtatcagagctagggaacgggtcgatgtgttcgatagGGACGTTGAACCcaataatggggggggggggggtgaaggtgagttgcacctgatcccacatcggcttgtcacaacgcgtttaaAGCCATGAGGGCAACACATCCCATAAGGACTCTGCAGTAAAGCGTTCCCGGGAAAGAGCAATCAAGGGATGGGTGACCTTCTGGGAAGTTTTCGTGCCGGAAGCCCAAagcagacaatattgtgatacatgacagagggggatgttaatatatatatatatatatatatatatatatatatatatatatatatatatatatatatatatatatatatatatatcttaacacATACATAACCATAACTTGTTTGCATATCGTATATTATCAAATACGTTTTTAACATATATTCCAGACAATAAGCATATAGTTCATTTATAAACTATTTGacaaatatttaatactttaattaaaacttgtattaaaatcatgttcatgaaagggactatgcactcatttGACTTAGGTGGGTGACAAGAGAATTTGGCAACGCTCCACCTAACAGCTTGACTCTGTCTTTGATGTGACCTAAGTACGAATGTCACAAAGTTTAGATTCATGGCGACTAATGATAGTCTATATTCCTCACGAatctcaatgtctacatcaatatctatcaagtaatgaacaaccatgtaggatcatatcggaggtagggtccgtttggtatacagagtatactgtttggaaatcccactttaaacacttcACTAAATCCAACCTACACATCATtctcataagtagatcaatcaatataatgacttggaatcacttgtaaatcttatttataggttcataatgatGACTATGaacttaaatataagttacacttgaaataaaataaatgcaGCTTAACTTATAGGGATTTTAGCGAAAGCCGGGAAATTACGCGGACCGAATTCCGAAACCAAAAGGCCTATTTCTCTATACCCTCAGTTACTCTAGAGCTTAGCTAATGTTCTCAAAAGTCCAAAAAAATTCGGACTCGAGGATGGTAGAATGATAAGAGAGCTTTGGAGTGAATTGTATGAGGGAAATGAATGaaatttcacacacacacacacacacacacacacacacacatatatatatatatatatatatatatatatatatatatatagtgttccAACAGGCGCGCCGCACACCAACCATAGACGCGCCGCGCCCTCCCTCTGACATTGCTCCATCTACCACTTGTCATGTGTCAGTTGAACATTTTTCCGCGTCGTTGCTTCTAGAAGGGTTGCTTGTCGCGCCTGCGCACGTGAATTTTTCCATTTTCAAAAACTCACAACTTCTTCATTCGGGCTCTATTTCGATGTTGTTTATGTCCATGCATAGCTATTGACGAGATCTActgctttcatttagactccgtcagttaattctcattttatttgttatttttagAAGACTTAAACTGCTAAACTCtgtttaaaattcatattttttcatACATCGTCCGCTCTCAACTGTATTTATATCGGCATActtctattaatgagatattcgccTCTCCTTTtgattgtttcggctaacaatCAATTTATTTGAATTTCGATTTCTGTGTCCGCACTACtacgttgaaacttcgaaaaattataacttcttcatacgaaattagatttagacattctctatatgcatgctTTCGGTTTTGCGAttactacgaatttcgtttagattacttaggctaataagaaatatatcaaaaattcactttctaCAATAAGCAAAGTCATGTcggtttaatcgtgaaactttgaagaagcataacttcttcatacgaagtcggatttcagagttctttatatatacgaatctttgtcacatatactataactttggttaagattatttatcttaAATAATATTCTATAAAAATGTCGTTTTTATtgcttattatattttaattgtcTATCCCGAATTTACGAGCGTTacattatattttgtgtttttttttctggattaatcatttttttatgaaaatgacCTTATATGTTTTCCGTGAAAACAACCATCAATCTTCTAAACATTTCTAAATAATCACTCAAACTTTTTagttttttctgaaaaaaacactcatattttacaacttttttttagagaaaaataatcaaaatgtcaaattaataaaaaatgaaaaactataagattttttttaataaaaaaaataaaattgaagttTAATCTGAAAAGACATAAATTATAAGTTATAAGGTATTTTATGAGCTCTAATATTGTGAGATTAGGAAAATAGAAAAGCCGGAATTTTTAATAAATGcgaaaaagaaattaaatatttttttattttttatttttacatatcTTTCTATCCAATCAAATGGTGACATGTGTAACCTTTAATCTCATTTAATgagattttataatattttaagatattaatatgaaatatttcatattaatatgaaatatgTCATACTAATATGTCAATGCAAAAAGTAAAAAAAGACAGAAAGAAAAGTAACATGGAAGTGCTTCATACATGGTCATCGCCAACCCCATTCACTTTCTTCAATTCTGCCAAACCTTAAAAAAGTTTccatatatttatacaaaacgTGTACAACAAACACCGATACAAATTAGTCGCTGAATTTCTTAAATTTTGGTGATTTAGTCGCtgtattttgtatttttaattaaatgttgCTAATAAGACAttttattattacttttataaaAAATCAACCTATAATCAATTATctataatcaatttttttaaaaaacaatgtaatatcaaccaataaaaatattttaaaaattaattacgATATTTATATTGTAAAATGAGATGTCTTTTTAGTCAACCCGTTTAATTTTGTTATAAGCATGatccaatatttttttatataaaaaaagtttatttttaaacGTTTTGACACTTGTTTTACAaatttttttacattttcatacgacccttttttatttcaatttaattTTTCTCTTTTAAGTTTGAATTTATGTATatggtttttatatatttatacaactCTTggcttataattttataaatttttataaGTTTCGATGTATGTACATTTTTTTATAAGTTTCAATATGTGTAAAAAAAATTGGAcaacaattataaaaaaaaaaaagctataaaATGTCCAAAATGTTATGAAAAGTGTAAAATAGTTGTAATAGACCTTgtaaaaaagttataaaaacattataaaaagttCAAAAATATTGTACAAAATGTTGTAAAAGATAGTTGTACTTTTCTATAAAACATTTTAACAAATtgtaaaaaagttttaaaaaactaATTCTGAAAtgaatttatgaaaaaaaaaatgaaccatctcgtaacaaaatttaaaaattagGCAAAAATATAAAACcagaaaatgaaatgttcaaaaatatgTCCTTTATGTGGCGCATTGTTTTAACTATGTTGATTGAACTTTTTTTTTCGTTATCAAAGGTCATTACATCTTTTCTGTGTATTGAAAGtctttcaaatgttttttttctCGCAATTTCACAacttagttttttattttatggtCATTATTATTTACAATCAGCTTTTACAACTTTCTTCTTTACTTTGTTTGCATTGAGCTTCCATTTATCCATCTTGGTGTTCCAGTTAGTCAGACTATGTCTCGTATGTCTTCACGATAACTTATGTTTGAGCGGTTTCAGAAGAAACTTTCGGGATGGAAGGCTAAATGTCTTTCACTTGAAGGTCGTCTTACTTTGGTTGAGTCTATTTTGGACTCGTTAGGTAGTTATTTGACGTTGATTTCCCTTGCTCATTTTTCGGTTCTTAATTCTTTAGAATCGACGTGTGCTAATATTTTTTGGGGAGTGGATCTGTACGAGAAACGTATGCACTTGGTTAGATGTGACAAAGTTTTAGTGGCCAAAGCAGATGGAGGTTTGGGTGTGGGGATTCTATTTTCCTTTATTATGGCTATGATGATTTGTCGGTGGTGGAGATTTTGTTATTGTCCTGATCTGTTATGGACTCGAGTAATAAAATCTTTATATGGTTCAGATGGAGGTTGCAGGTCTTTGAACCCTAGGAGTTCTGCTTTGGGTCCTTGGTATGAGGTTATCTGTATGTTAACTCAGATTTAGGCTAGAGGTATTGATATTcgatagttaattttattttcttcttatttatagtttattttagcagttaatccctttttattattattgcaaTGCATATTCTATCTCAttctttatcatggatcgtaTCAGATATTTTCGATTTTGCATGAGGTATTGTGTAGCCTTTTGGAGTCTCGTTGCGGTTGTGGATTAGCTTGTTGTTGGGCTTGATGGACT includes these proteins:
- the LOC111892598 gene encoding uncharacterized protein LOC111892598 — protein: MVTSPDFKKVIRLEKEKEVKLIILNESFWNNCAIIVKVMTPMLRLLRICDSDEKPALGYVYEGMYRAKKGIKKLFRNNRELYTPYTNIIKNRWDRMLRKSLHAAAYWLNPIFQYDQENFSKKPEVVGGIMDMIERYSSAGTVDGLTLMDQLKLFREHEGSFGRKLAFASHNTTRPDEWWKLHGGDAPELQKFAIRILSQTASSSGCERNWSVFERIHTKRRNRLEHQRLNDLVYFHYNLRLQNRLKDYKKSYDPIDYESIDKIEFWVVDEIPEDELNYNELENMVEEEPPNYDESMMFESQVSQDDEEDDDGAVLEEIDIDSFR
- the LOC111892597 gene encoding uncharacterized protein LOC111892597; the protein is MSTPGSSSNPSEEAQSNTVPSGSQASTQPNVRAKKDPAWRMKQHLAGVPGAISACPSCPGDIKFVMKSSLDENAKKTKEKHAGVLSDMLGVNVDNMYDVIDDDDDDDVQATLQSKERWHDTDLALAMWFYDACIPMNAVNSPLFQIAMSKVASMGHGYMGPSYHAMCVTLLKDAKQSVQLIVDSYRRYWAENGCTIMGDGWRDTRQRPLINFMVYCAKGISFIKSVDASDIESNAQTLCNLFSEIVDIVGRQNVAHLVTDNAANYKATGRLLCEKYPSIVWSPCAAHCMNLIMKDMSEMREVADLVTLASRVTVFVYNHKWPLNWLRKRPGWTEIIRPGATRFGTAFIALKSLCDHKHDL